From the genome of Methanothrix soehngenii GP6:
GCCCTTTATGCCGGCAGATCTCTCTATAGATATGAGTCAAATGAGGATGAAGAAGAGCCAGAGGAGGATGCAGGGAGAGAGGGCGAGAAAGAGAGAAAAATCGAGCGTGTCGAGAGTACGAAAGCTCGTGCTCTGATATCGTCAGGAGAAGGGCTAACCACCAAGCTTCAGGCTCCAGAAGAGGCCGAGCAAGAGGATTCGAAGGAATCAAAGGCAGAGATATCGGCAGAAGGAGAAGACTCCAGGTCAGAGGATGAGAATGAGGCCGATGATCGCGTCGCAGATGAATTTGATGCATCAGTTGGTTCAGGCGAAGATGGAGATGGTGCAGGGGATCCTGAGCTTTTTGATGGTAGCGCCGGCGCCGATGCCGATGGTGGCGAAGCATCAGTCAGCAGCGTTGTGGTCATGGATGAATCAGATGGAAAGAAGGAGTCAGAAGGGAATTTCGTAGGCAGCAGCACCTCTAAGAAGTACCATCTCCCTGACTGCCGCTATGCCTTGAAGATCAAGCAGGAGAACAAGGTCTATTTCCAGAGCGCCGAGGAGGCAAAAAGCCAGGGATATCTTCCCTGCAAGAGCTGCCATCCCTGAATTCATCCGTTCACAGCGGTCCGATGAGAACGCAGGAGAGACCGGGGGCCTGAGGGGGAGAGGCAGTGCTCCCTCTCTCGATCCTTTCCTGGGGGTAGCCAAGATCTGTTAGGGCGAGCACGCTTCGCGCGAGCCCCCTCTCCTCCAGCAGCCGGCAGACCCCTTCCAGATCGGTGCTGTCATCGGTGAGAAGAAAGACGGATTTGTTCCGGCTCAGCTCCGATGCTATTGCCTCTGGGTCCATCCTCCGCCCGTGGACTGTGATGGGGACCACATCAAGCTCGCTGATCTTCAGGCGAGCGCAGGCCACCTGCAGGCTGGATATCCCTGGGATCACCCTGCCCGGCAGATAGCCCAGGCCGGAGAGCATGGGGTCACCGGTGCTCAGAACCACGGCCTCCTCTGGCAGAGATGAGAGCCTCTTGTAGTCCTCTATCTCCCTGACAATGCAGTCCGGGTCGATATATTCCCTGGCCAGGTCTATCGACCTCTTCGATCCATAGATCAACCTCGCCCGGCCGATGGCCTCCTCGGCTTCCTGGGTCATCATGCCCGGGCCGATGCCCACTCCTACAATGATCATGGAGCCTCCAATAAGATCCGCCCATCCCTTTGGAGGAGAACTATCCGGGTGTAAGGCAGCTTCTCTTTGGCCCTCCTCAATCCCAGGGCAATGTTCTCATGCTCCGGCTCCTTTTCCACCATCTCCGCCACGGTATTGTAATCCGTATTCTTTAGTATCTCGGGCCAAGCCCATTTTAGTATCAGAGCGGGAAGGCCACATAAGATGCTCTCCTGATCAGGCTCAAACTCCAGCCGGCCCAGCTGGTTTCCCATAAGCACCGCTTCGTGATCGGGAAAGAGAATTCGACTGAGCTTGAGTCCGGTTCTGCCCGTGCTGACCACCACCTTCTTCGCCCCTTTCAGCTCCTCAGCCCTCTCATTTATCAGGTGCTCATTCCAGGGCTCCACAAATCCGGTCGATCCCAGGATGGATATGCCTCCCATTATCCCCAATTTGGGGTTGAGGGTCTGGCGGCTAATCCTCTCTCCTTGGGGAACCCAGATCTCCACCCGAACATGCTCAAGACCTGTCACCTTCAGCCCTTCGGATATAGCCATCATGATCTGCCCTTTTGCTGAGGGGCTTATGGCCGGTCGACCGATCTGGTCGCACAGGCCTCCGGCTCCTATCCTTCCAATTCCCGCCCCGGCGAGCAGAACCGTCTCTCCAGATGGCTCTGCCCGGGCCGATATCCCCAGGCCGGCGGTGACATCGGACTGATGGTCCCCTCCGTCCTTGCGAGCATTGCAGTAGCCGTTCTCTGCCTTAACGGAAACCGAGACCGGTATTCCGGCTGGCGTCATCACCTCCAGGCTTTCGGTCGCCCGGACCAGGGATACGACTGCCCCTTTCGCTGCGGCGGCGGCGGTGGTTCCCGTGGTAAGGCCGCGCTTTAATAATTGGCCGCTTGAGAGGATGGTCCATCTGCCCGACAGGATCTTCTCCCGGGCCCGGGGATCGGAACAGGATTCGATCCAGGAGAGGGGTATGCTAAAGCCGCTGACTGGATCGGCTATCAGCTCAGGGTCTTTCTCTGGCATAGGTGTTTATGATCTCGTTTATGGCTGCTACGGCGATGGGGGTTCCGCCGCGGGTACCGGCAGTGGATATCGAGGGGACGGGGATCTCGCGGAGCCTCTCTTTGCTCTCCAGGGCATTGACAAAGCCCACTGGCACTCCTATCACCAGATCGGGCTGGACCCGTCCCGACTCCATGAGCTCGCAGAGGGTCAGCAGGGCAGAGGGGGCATTTCCTATC
Proteins encoded in this window:
- a CDS encoding Ada metal-binding domain-containing protein, whose amino-acid sequence is MEIDPNLDIDLFSLRGNVVLTGNGTLPYLLLNATLRQGKASISSTKYLLMRLETNRDYSFEIAKNLELLPGNYTCTLEASGPGGILASENRRCSLAEDQEDLISKRISSGELISISDARALYAGRSLYRYESNEDEEEPEEDAGREGEKERKIERVESTKARALISSGEGLTTKLQAPEEAEQEDSKESKAEISAEGEDSRSEDENEADDRVADEFDASVGSGEDGDGAGDPELFDGSAGADADGGEASVSSVVVMDESDGKKESEGNFVGSSTSKKYHLPDCRYALKIKQENKVYFQSAEEAKSQGYLPCKSCHP
- a CDS encoding cobalt-precorrin-7 (C(5))-methyltransferase — its product is MIIVGVGIGPGMMTQEAEEAIGRARLIYGSKRSIDLAREYIDPDCIVREIEDYKRLSSLPEEAVVLSTGDPMLSGLGYLPGRVIPGISSLQVACARLKISELDVVPITVHGRRMDPEAIASELSRNKSVFLLTDDSTDLEGVCRLLEERGLARSVLALTDLGYPQERIERGSTASPPQAPGLSCVLIGPL
- a CDS encoding cobalt-precorrin-5B (C(1))-methyltransferase, which gives rise to MPEKDPELIADPVSGFSIPLSWIESCSDPRAREKILSGRWTILSSGQLLKRGLTTGTTAAAAAKGAVVSLVRATESLEVMTPAGIPVSVSVKAENGYCNARKDGGDHQSDVTAGLGISARAEPSGETVLLAGAGIGRIGAGGLCDQIGRPAISPSAKGQIMMAISEGLKVTGLEHVRVEIWVPQGERISRQTLNPKLGIMGGISILGSTGFVEPWNEHLINERAEELKGAKKVVVSTGRTGLKLSRILFPDHEAVLMGNQLGRLEFEPDQESILCGLPALILKWAWPEILKNTDYNTVAEMVEKEPEHENIALGLRRAKEKLPYTRIVLLQRDGRILLEAP